One genomic segment of Pseudomonadota bacterium includes these proteins:
- the prfA gene encoding peptide chain release factor 1, giving the protein MEFKEKLENIIKQHQELEKKIADPSSMNQQEFVKLSKEYSDRGHVVELAKEYILAFQEQEDLKEMLEDPEMHDMAEEELYNIRKKLPKLEKQIKIALLPKDKADSKNAILEIRAGTGGEEAALFAGNLFRMYQRYSEKRGWKMEILSMSETGIGGVKEASANIIGKDVFARMKFESGVHRVQRVPETETSGRVHTSAATVAVLPEAEEVDVKIEEKDLRIDVFRASGPGGQSVNTTDSAVRITHIPTGIVVSQQDEKSQHKNRAKAMKVLMARIYDAERAKADAARAADRKSQVGTGDRSERIRTYNYPQGRVSDHRINLTLYKIHEIVEGGELDEVIDALISEDQAERLSSAV; this is encoded by the coding sequence ATGGAATTCAAAGAAAAATTAGAAAATATAATAAAACAACATCAGGAACTCGAGAAGAAGATAGCAGACCCTTCCTCTATGAACCAGCAGGAATTTGTAAAGCTTTCCAAAGAATATTCCGATAGGGGGCATGTAGTCGAGCTTGCTAAAGAATATATACTGGCTTTTCAAGAGCAGGAAGATTTGAAAGAGATGCTGGAAGACCCTGAAATGCATGATATGGCAGAAGAAGAACTTTATAATATAAGAAAGAAGCTGCCTAAACTTGAAAAGCAGATAAAAATTGCATTGCTACCCAAAGATAAGGCGGATAGTAAAAACGCTATTTTGGAAATAAGGGCAGGAACAGGAGGGGAGGAAGCTGCGTTATTTGCCGGGAATCTGTTCCGTATGTATCAGCGTTATTCTGAAAAACGTGGCTGGAAAATGGAAATATTGTCAATGTCCGAAACGGGTATAGGTGGTGTAAAAGAAGCTTCTGCAAATATTATAGGTAAAGATGTATTCGCACGTATGAAGTTTGAATCAGGAGTGCATAGGGTGCAACGTGTTCCTGAAACCGAAACAAGCGGAAGGGTGCATACGTCTGCCGCAACGGTAGCAGTGTTGCCTGAAGCCGAAGAGGTAGATGTCAAGATAGAAGAAAAAGACTTGCGTATAGACGTTTTCAGAGCAAGCGGTCCGGGCGGACAGTCGGTAAATACGACAGATAGTGCCGTGCGTATTACTCATATTCCTACCGGTATAGTCGTTTCACAGCAAGATGAGAAATCGCAGCATAAGAACCGAGCTAAAGCTATGAAAGTCTTGATGGCAAGAATATATGATGCCGAGCGTGCTAAAGCCGATGCTGCGAGAGCGGCTGACAGAAAAAGTCAAGTAGGCACGGGTGACCGTTCCGAAAGAATAAGAACATATAACTATCCGCAAGGCAGGGTTTCCGACCACCGTATCAACCTTACATTATATAAGATACATGAAATTGTTGAAGGTGGTGAACTAGATGAAGTAATTGACGCACTGATATCCGAAGATCAGGCGGAAAGACTTTCATCAGCCGTTTAA
- the hisS gene encoding histidine--tRNA ligase: MSHKLQPVRGTKDILSDEFRVFSHVQNTARKVSSLYGFKEISTPIFEFTEVFAKTLGEESDVVGKEMYIFEDRGGESITLRPEFTAGIARAFISGGLTNQLPLKLFSTGPLFRYERPQKGRQRQFHQINFEMLGVADYTSDVEVISMAAHILEALGVSDKIKLEINSLGDKESREKYRDALVDYLNDYKNELSDDSKIRLEKNPMRILDSKDEGDKKIVENAPSISEYYSNEAAEFFANVKSGLESPGVNYSVNSRLVRGLDYYCHTAFEFTTDALGSQNAVLAGGRYDGLISMMGGADTPAVGFAGGVERLVALFGKEIPDIRPVVLIPIGENAEKQAALLAGVLRKEGIYIELGYSGNVKKRMKRANGMNAKAAVIFGDDEIKNKVAKVKDFDSGEEVDISVDKLVDKVRAI; the protein is encoded by the coding sequence ATGAGTCATAAATTACAGCCCGTAAGAGGAACTAAAGATATCCTGAGCGATGAGTTCAGGGTATTTAGCCATGTGCAAAATACCGCAAGAAAGGTCAGTTCCCTGTATGGCTTTAAGGAAATATCTACGCCTATTTTTGAATTTACGGAAGTTTTTGCCAAAACCCTCGGTGAAGAATCCGATGTTGTCGGCAAGGAAATGTATATTTTTGAAGACAGGGGAGGGGAGAGCATAACTTTGCGTCCTGAATTTACGGCAGGTATCGCAAGAGCTTTCATATCGGGCGGTTTAACTAATCAATTGCCTTTGAAGCTGTTTTCTACCGGTCCGCTTTTTAGGTATGAGCGTCCGCAAAAAGGCAGGCAGCGTCAGTTCCACCAGATAAATTTCGAGATGCTTGGCGTTGCCGACTATACGTCCGACGTTGAGGTTATATCAATGGCAGCTCATATTTTAGAAGCACTTGGCGTATCCGATAAAATAAAATTAGAGATAAATTCGCTTGGTGATAAAGAATCACGTGAGAAATACCGTGATGCTCTGGTTGACTACTTAAATGATTATAAGAATGAACTTTCGGACGATTCAAAGATACGTCTGGAGAAAAACCCTATGCGTATTTTGGATTCAAAAGATGAAGGTGATAAGAAGATAGTGGAAAATGCTCCTTCAATTTCAGAATATTATAGCAATGAGGCAGCGGAATTTTTCGCTAATGTTAAAAGCGGACTTGAAAGTCCGGGTGTAAATTATAGCGTAAATAGCCGTTTGGTAAGGGGGCTTGATTATTATTGTCATACTGCCTTTGAATTTACAACCGATGCTTTGGGTTCTCAAAACGCAGTCCTTGCAGGTGGAAGATATGACGGGCTTATTTCAATGATGGGCGGGGCGGATACTCCGGCGGTGGGTTTTGCAGGAGGAGTTGAGCGTCTGGTTGCCTTATTCGGTAAAGAAATTCCCGATATAAGACCCGTAGTGCTTATACCTATCGGTGAAAACGCTGAAAAGCAGGCTGCTTTATTAGCTGGAGTTTTACGAAAAGAAGGAATATATATCGAACTTGGATATTCCGGCAATGTAAAAAAACGTATGAAGAGAGCTAACGGTATGAACGCTAAGGCGGCTGTTATTTTTGGTGATGACGAAATTAAAAATAAGGTTGCCAAGGTAAAAGACTTTGATAGCGGTGAGGAAGTGGATATATCGGTGGATAAATTGGTGGATAAGGTTAGGGCTATATAA
- a CDS encoding 3'-5' exonuclease yields the protein MHQTLFVFDIETIPDTEAAYNLTGTTKTDEAALREELENYHLEITDGKNAFLRQPFHKVVAISFLVAQIDRSSDGEQYHLTELRSGGEEGATEKELIEGCFSYLSKIKPRFVSFNGKTFDIPVMKYRAMKYGIAVPWYYNSGDKWNSYSSRYSLDWHCDLIDGLSDFGASARIKLNEVCAILGFPGKFGVDGGKVSQMFDNGEIKAIRDYCETDVLNTYLVYLRYMQHRGELSKKNYNKAIDDVLMLIENEGDKRTHLKEFHDAWKDSCSGVFGI from the coding sequence ATGCATCAAACTTTATTCGTATTCGATATTGAAACTATTCCTGATACCGAAGCTGCCTATAACCTTACGGGTACAACCAAAACTGATGAAGCGGCTTTAAGAGAGGAGCTGGAAAACTATCATCTTGAAATAACCGATGGCAAAAATGCTTTCTTAAGGCAACCGTTCCATAAAGTTGTGGCTATAAGTTTTTTGGTGGCACAGATAGACAGGTCTTCAGACGGCGAGCAATACCATTTAACAGAACTGCGTTCAGGTGGAGAAGAAGGTGCTACGGAAAAAGAGCTAATCGAAGGGTGTTTTAGCTATTTAAGCAAAATAAAGCCGAGATTTGTAAGTTTTAACGGCAAGACTTTCGATATACCGGTAATGAAATACAGAGCTATGAAATATGGGATAGCTGTGCCTTGGTATTATAATTCGGGTGATAAATGGAACAGCTATTCTTCAAGATATAGTCTTGACTGGCACTGCGACCTGATAGACGGATTGTCGGATTTCGGTGCATCTGCAAGAATAAAGCTGAATGAAGTTTGTGCCATACTGGGCTTTCCCGGAAAGTTCGGTGTAGATGGGGGGAAGGTTTCCCAAATGTTCGATAACGGAGAAATAAAAGCGATAAGGGATTATTGTGAAACAGACGTGTTGAACACATATCTTGTCTATTTAAGATATATGCAGCATAGAGGGGAGTTATCAAAGAAGAATTATAATAAAGCAATAGATGACGTTTTGATGCTTATTGAAAATGAAGGGGATAAAAGGACGCATCTAAAAGAATTTCATGATGCGTGGAAAGATTCCTGTAGCGGTGTGTTCGGTATATAA
- a CDS encoding M48 family metalloprotease produces MKIFSQIILIITFLCQSAYAVTIIRDAEIENVLRDISEPIFEAAGLSHDSINIYIINDPQINAYVSGGSNIYINTGLLGISENPSILTGVIAHETGHIAGGHLLRTTEEYKATSLKATLGYMLGLAAAAAGSPQAGVAIAQGAGHVAQRQLLKHSRTHEEAADQAALSYLDKIGKSSGGLLELLELLYSKENQIYDELNPYTLTHPLSRERISHVENHLKNSKHKGYTGTQEENRKFQRAIVKLNAFLEPYEKTLKKYPKTDDSINAHYGRAIAQYKVPNITESIKEIDALLEVAPDNPFFNELKGQILFENGSVNESVPYYQKAADLLPNSVLLKIILATAQISTEDEKYLKKAILNLRQAVLEEQRNSFAWHQLAIAYGRSGDFGMSNLALAEEAYLSDDKSEVRKFINLAKKHLKEGSPSQLRANDLLSYIEKD; encoded by the coding sequence ATGAAGATATTTTCGCAGATAATCCTTATAATCACGTTTTTATGCCAGAGTGCCTATGCTGTTACTATTATACGTGATGCGGAAATTGAAAATGTACTTCGTGATATCTCCGAACCGATATTTGAAGCTGCCGGATTATCGCATGATTCAATCAATATATATATTATAAACGACCCGCAAATAAATGCATATGTATCGGGCGGCAGTAATATTTATATAAATACCGGACTCTTGGGAATATCCGAAAACCCAAGCATATTAACAGGAGTAATTGCTCACGAAACCGGGCATATAGCAGGCGGTCATCTACTTAGAACTACCGAGGAATATAAAGCCACATCGCTTAAAGCCACTTTAGGTTATATGCTTGGTCTGGCGGCCGCTGCGGCAGGCTCTCCACAAGCCGGAGTTGCCATTGCACAAGGTGCGGGTCATGTCGCCCAAAGGCAGCTTTTAAAACATTCCAGAACACATGAGGAGGCTGCCGATCAGGCTGCACTTTCATATCTTGATAAAATAGGCAAATCATCAGGCGGGCTTCTTGAGCTTTTAGAGCTTCTGTATAGCAAAGAAAACCAGATATACGATGAACTTAACCCTTATACCCTTACCCACCCCTTGAGCAGAGAGAGGATATCGCACGTTGAAAACCATCTAAAAAACTCAAAACATAAAGGCTATACGGGAACACAGGAAGAGAACCGAAAATTTCAACGGGCTATAGTAAAATTAAATGCGTTCTTAGAGCCTTATGAAAAGACTCTTAAAAAATACCCTAAAACGGATGATAGCATCAATGCTCATTATGGACGGGCAATTGCCCAATATAAAGTACCGAATATAACGGAATCCATAAAAGAGATAGACGCACTACTTGAAGTAGCTCCCGATAACCCGTTCTTCAATGAACTTAAAGGACAGATATTATTTGAAAACGGCAGTGTAAATGAATCGGTTCCGTATTATCAGAAAGCTGCCGACCTGTTGCCCAATTCAGTATTGTTGAAAATTATTCTAGCTACGGCTCAGATATCCACTGAAGATGAAAAATACCTAAAAAAAGCGATACTCAACCTTAGGCAGGCGGTATTAGAGGAGCAGCGTAATTCTTTTGCGTGGCATCAACTGGCTATTGCTTACGGCAGAAGCGGTGATTTCGGAATGTCAAATCTGGCTCTTGCCGAAGAAGCCTATTTATCCGATGATAAAAGCGAGGTACGCAAATTTATCAATCTTGCCAAGAAGCATTTAAAAGAAGGCTCGCCGTCCCAGTTACGTGCAAATGATTTGTTATCTTATATAGAAAAGGATTAA
- a CDS encoding demethoxyubiquinone hydroxylase family protein, with protein MLLVKSYAKLAKHFMTKFSKEQLTIARILKVNHAGEYGAIRIYTGQLKLAKILYKDLALFLEETLQHEIKHCNSFESYMPCRKTRPCGMIKFWGIGGYLLGTITALMGRNSIMVCTAAVESAVHIHLNEQIDYLRGKDNELQNLIKKIRVEELQHLKYAEDRLSMQGWIPKMLYQIIVFFTNTIIWLSTWGDVTRMKNDIIEAK; from the coding sequence ATGTTGTTAGTAAAAAGTTACGCTAAATTAGCTAAGCACTTTATGACCAAATTCTCTAAAGAGCAATTAACTATAGCACGTATTTTAAAGGTAAACCACGCAGGTGAATATGGTGCTATACGCATATATACAGGGCAACTAAAATTAGCTAAAATTTTGTATAAGGATTTAGCCCTTTTTTTGGAAGAAACACTACAGCATGAGATTAAACATTGTAATAGCTTTGAAAGCTATATGCCTTGCCGAAAAACTCGTCCTTGTGGCATGATTAAATTTTGGGGAATTGGTGGATATTTATTAGGTACTATTACTGCATTGATGGGGCGTAATAGTATTATGGTCTGTACTGCAGCTGTTGAGAGTGCTGTTCATATTCATTTGAATGAGCAGATTGATTATCTTCGAGGCAAGGATAACGAGCTTCAAAATCTTATAAAAAAAATACGCGTAGAGGAGTTACAGCATTTAAAGTATGCGGAAGATCGTTTGAGTATGCAGGGATGGATTCCTAAAATGCTATACCAGATAATTGTATTTTTTACAAATACAATTATCTGGTTATCAACTTGGGGTGATGTAACTAGGATGAAGAATGATATAATAGAAGCCAAATAA
- a CDS encoding F0F1 ATP synthase subunit B, whose amino-acid sequence MFYDPTFWVAVSFVVFVALVYKPVGNLIVDALDKRSLRIKNELGEALRLKEEAQALLASYQRKQKEMAEEAESIVAEAEAEAKRIAKEAEKELDITLNKRVELAMQKIAAYEASIVQQVKDNSVDIAISTVRAMVMDTLNKEASEELIGHAISGIGKKLH is encoded by the coding sequence ATGTTCTATGATCCTACATTTTGGGTGGCCGTTTCATTCGTTGTATTTGTTGCATTAGTTTATAAGCCCGTCGGAAACCTGATAGTAGACGCACTTGATAAAAGGTCTTTAAGGATAAAAAACGAACTTGGTGAAGCATTGCGTTTAAAAGAAGAGGCTCAGGCTTTGCTTGCTTCATATCAAAGAAAACAGAAAGAAATGGCAGAAGAGGCGGAAAGCATAGTTGCCGAAGCTGAAGCAGAGGCTAAGAGAATAGCCAAGGAAGCTGAAAAAGAACTTGATATCACACTTAACAAAAGGGTTGAGCTGGCAATGCAGAAAATTGCGGCTTATGAAGCTTCTATAGTTCAGCAGGTTAAGGATAACTCGGTTGATATAGCTATAAGCACTGTTCGTGCTATGGTTATGGACACCTTAAACAAAGAAGCAAGCGAGGAGTTAATCGGGCATGCAATATCAGGTATAGGTAAAAAGCTGCATTAA
- a CDS encoding F0F1 ATP synthase subunit C: protein MEGEALKYIGVGLTGFAMLGAAIGVGNIFAAMLNGIARNPSAEPKLAKYVYVGAGLAEAMGLFALVLAFIMLFVS, encoded by the coding sequence ATGGAAGGTGAAGCTTTAAAATATATCGGTGTAGGATTAACAGGTTTTGCGATGCTTGGTGCGGCTATCGGAGTGGGTAACATTTTTGCCGCTATGTTAAACGGTATAGCACGTAACCCTTCTGCGGAGCCTAAGTTGGCTAAGTATGTATATGTTGGTGCCGGTCTTGCAGAGGCAATGGGGCTTTTCGCCCTTGTATTAGCATTTATCATGCTATTTGTATCGTAA
- a CDS encoding F0F1 ATP synthase subunit A — translation MSEGQSPLEQFKIKYYTDVPEIFGANLNFSNSSMFMVFVITAVSLFLILSMKRRELVPGRWQSMAELSYELVANMIKDNVGNEGKPYFPIIFSLFMFVLFCNLFGMLPYSFTVTSHISITFALASLVFIGVTVIAIVKHGVKFFGFFLPAGTPWWMAPLMYFIELFAYLARPVSLSIRLAANMMAGHTMLKVIAGFVVSLGITLGWAPLAMLVVLTGFEIFVAVLQAYIFTVLTCVYLNDALHLH, via the coding sequence ATGTCTGAAGGTCAAAGCCCGTTAGAGCAGTTTAAAATAAAATATTATACGGATGTGCCGGAAATTTTCGGTGCTAATCTGAACTTCTCAAATTCATCCATGTTTATGGTATTTGTGATAACAGCGGTTTCACTATTCCTTATTTTGAGCATGAAAAGAAGGGAGTTAGTACCCGGTCGCTGGCAAAGTATGGCAGAGTTAAGCTATGAGCTTGTCGCAAATATGATTAAAGATAATGTAGGGAATGAAGGTAAGCCTTATTTTCCTATTATATTCTCGCTATTTATGTTCGTGCTGTTTTGTAACCTGTTCGGAATGCTGCCTTATAGCTTTACCGTAACTAGCCATATATCGATCACATTCGCCCTTGCATCACTGGTATTTATCGGTGTTACCGTTATAGCTATTGTAAAACATGGCGTTAAGTTTTTCGGGTTCTTCCTTCCGGCAGGAACTCCATGGTGGATGGCTCCTCTTATGTATTTTATAGAATTATTTGCATATCTTGCACGTCCTGTGAGCCTATCTATTCGTTTAGCGGCTAACATGATGGCAGGACACACTATGCTTAAGGTAATAGCAGGATTTGTTGTAAGTCTGGGGATAACCCTTGGTTGGGCTCCGCTTGCGATGTTGGTTGTTTTAACCGGCTTTGAGATTTTTGTTGCGGTATTACAGGCGTATATATTTACGGTTCTGACTTGTGTTTACTTAAATGATGCTCTGCATCTGCACTAG
- a CDS encoding AtpZ/AtpI family protein — translation MSDEEDLPSLQELDKSIKEAKKRAEGGDSQANKSGSAFRTSIDLVAGVVVGSVAGYYIDKWLGTLPVFFIVCFFLGVAGSALNIYRSIQRDNNKDS, via the coding sequence ATGAGTGACGAAGAAGATTTGCCTTCATTGCAGGAATTGGATAAATCTATAAAAGAGGCAAAGAAAAGAGCCGAAGGCGGTGATTCACAAGCGAATAAATCAGGCAGTGCTTTTCGTACAAGCATAGATCTGGTTGCAGGAGTTGTCGTTGGCTCGGTTGCCGGCTACTATATTGATAAGTGGCTTGGTACTCTGCCTGTGTTTTTTATAGTTTGTTTTTTCTTAGGGGTAGCAGGAAGTGCTCTTAATATTTATAGGTCAATTCAACGAGATAATAATAAAGATAGCTAG
- a CDS encoding DsbA family protein, with amino-acid sequence MKKLITLFAVVLFSFNSFAIAQTEVVGSDAEKPLEENLTVEQVLEVTENDIFLGDENAPVTIVEYASMSCPHCAQFHNDTFDDLKAKYIDTGKVKFVFRDFPLDEPALRGAMLSRCAGKEGSESYLKYLKVLFSTQQNWASKKNYVEVLSNIAKLGGMKGEEFEACMADKDVETRIMTGKYYAAKFLEIRSTPSFYINGVLHRGAQNMKYLSEAIDGILKGVNAEISVEGEEKTEGAAEETAEEGVSEE; translated from the coding sequence TTGAAAAAATTAATAACATTATTTGCGGTTGTTTTATTTTCATTTAATTCATTTGCGATAGCACAAACCGAGGTTGTCGGCAGTGATGCGGAAAAGCCGCTTGAGGAAAATCTAACGGTCGAGCAAGTGCTTGAAGTTACGGAAAACGATATTTTTCTGGGTGATGAAAATGCTCCCGTAACTATAGTAGAATATGCTTCGATGTCATGTCCGCATTGCGCTCAATTCCATAACGATACGTTTGATGACCTTAAAGCGAAATATATAGATACCGGTAAGGTTAAGTTCGTATTCAGGGATTTTCCGCTAGATGAGCCTGCCTTAAGGGGGGCTATGCTTTCAAGATGTGCCGGAAAAGAAGGCTCGGAAAGTTATTTAAAATACTTAAAAGTTCTGTTTAGCACCCAACAAAACTGGGCTTCTAAGAAAAACTACGTTGAAGTTTTGTCTAACATTGCAAAATTAGGCGGTATGAAAGGTGAGGAATTTGAAGCATGTATGGCAGATAAAGATGTTGAAACCCGTATCATGACCGGCAAGTATTATGCCGCTAAGTTCCTTGAAATACGTTCTACTCCGTCATTTTATATAAACGGCGTTTTACACAGAGGGGCGCAGAATATGAAATATCTGTCTGAGGCAATTGACGGGATTTTAAAAGGCGTTAATGCCGAAATTTCCGTTGAAGGTGAAGAAAAGACAGAGGGAGCAGCCGAGGAAACAGCGGAAGAAGGTGTTTCCGAGGAGTAA
- a CDS encoding histidine phosphatase family protein, producing MTGLLIARHGNTFDKGDVLLRVGKRTDIPLSVSGKEQALTLGKFLLHEGLEIDEVFSSNLKRTKDTAKIALENMGRSDIGIMPMDIFDEIDYGLDEGKPEDEVVARIGRENITKWDEQAIAPEGWIVDVDKIKDNWKEFADSIKDSNKNILVVTSNGIARFAPYILNNPDEFISSNNIKLSTGAVSCFLYKNGNWEVEYWNKKPAF from the coding sequence ATGACCGGATTATTGATAGCAAGGCACGGCAACACATTTGATAAGGGCGATGTTTTATTAAGGGTCGGCAAGAGGACTGATATTCCTTTATCCGTAAGCGGTAAGGAGCAGGCTTTGACGCTTGGAAAGTTCCTTTTGCATGAAGGCTTGGAAATCGATGAGGTTTTCTCATCAAATCTTAAGCGTACCAAAGATACTGCAAAGATAGCTTTAGAGAATATGGGCAGAAGTGATATCGGTATAATGCCGATGGATATCTTTGATGAAATTGACTACGGCTTAGATGAAGGCAAGCCCGAAGACGAGGTGGTAGCAAGAATCGGTCGGGAAAATATAACAAAATGGGACGAACAGGCAATAGCCCCCGAAGGCTGGATAGTAGATGTTGATAAAATAAAAGATAACTGGAAAGAGTTCGCAGACTCCATAAAAGACAGTAATAAGAATATACTGGTGGTTACAAGTAACGGTATAGCACGTTTTGCACCATACATATTAAATAACCCCGATGAATTTATTTCTTCTAATAACATAAAGCTATCTACGGGGGCGGTTTCCTGTTTTTTATATAAAAACGGTAACTGGGAAGTTGAATACTGGAATAAAAAGCCTGCATTTTAA
- a CDS encoding 3-deoxy-manno-octulosonate cytidylyltransferase, translating into MKKLAIIIPARYGSSRFEGKPLAQIAGKSMLQRVHEIAKSAIEKIGQGEVFVATEDDRIKLHAESIGAKSVMTPDSCKTGSDRALSACKNIGYTPDIVINLQGDAPLTPVSFVEAMAKQLLEDDSADVVTPVVQLSWEALDVLRESKKTTPFSGTTAIVNKDGNALWFSKNIIPAIRNEPQLRAEGELSPILKHVGLYGYKYDALKRFVSLPEGIYEKLEGLEQLRMIESGINIKAVRVEYGSIPPIGVDTPEDAKRVEEILKQLG; encoded by the coding sequence ATGAAAAAATTAGCTATTATTATTCCTGCAAGATACGGCTCATCAAGATTTGAGGGCAAGCCGTTGGCACAGATTGCAGGTAAATCAATGCTGCAACGTGTTCATGAAATAGCAAAAAGTGCTATAGAAAAAATAGGGCAGGGTGAGGTTTTTGTTGCAACGGAAGATGACAGGATAAAACTCCATGCCGAATCTATCGGTGCAAAAAGCGTTATGACACCCGATAGCTGCAAAACAGGTTCTGACCGAGCTTTGTCGGCCTGTAAAAATATCGGCTATACGCCGGACATAGTTATAAATCTACAAGGTGATGCACCACTCACTCCGGTATCTTTTGTTGAGGCAATGGCTAAACAATTGCTTGAGGACGATTCCGCCGATGTTGTAACTCCCGTAGTGCAGCTATCGTGGGAAGCACTTGATGTTTTGCGGGAATCTAAAAAAACAACGCCTTTTAGCGGTACTACGGCAATAGTAAATAAAGACGGCAATGCGTTGTGGTTCTCGAAAAATATAATTCCTGCTATCCGTAATGAACCGCAACTTCGTGCAGAAGGAGAGCTTTCGCCGATACTCAAGCATGTGGGGCTGTACGGTTACAAATACGATGCTTTAAAAAGATTTGTAAGCTTGCCCGAAGGTATCTATGAAAAACTTGAGGGGCTTGAGCAGTTAAGAATGATAGAATCAGGTATTAACATTAAGGCGGTACGTGTCGAATACGGCTCTATACCCCCGATAGGTGTGGATACTCCCGAAGACGCTAAACGGGTTGAGGAGATATTAAAACAACTCGGATAA